TCTCCCTGTCCATGAGGCCGTAGCGAACCAGGGCGGCTATTCTGCGGTGCTCGAAGCTATGGCCGTGCTTCTCCCAGTAGCGCTCCAGGGCCGGACCGAGGACGAGGCAGTTGGTGGTGTAGCCAGGCAGCTCGGGGAACTCGAAGGGGAGCCTCTCCAGGATTTCAAGCCTCTCCTTCTCGGTCATCATGGAGAGGAGTCTTATCTGGGTCACCCCGCCGCTCATGAGCCTGTACGAGTGGTGGCCGAAGGGAAGCTCGTGGCCGGTGATGATGTACTTATAGCCGTTTTTGAGGGCGTACTTCCTCAGCTTCTCCATCGTTCTCCTGGAGCAGCGTCTGCAGGGCGATTCTGCCTTGAGAAGGGCCTCGCGGAAGATGTCGGAGTAGTCGTAGCGGAGAACCTTGAACGGAACGCCCAGCGCTCTGGCGGTTCTTTCAGCGTTCTCTATGGCCTCCCTTGCCATCAGGCCGTGGTCTATCATCACCGCCTCCAGCTTCGGGACCTTGTAGACCCCCTTTGCCAGATAGAGCGCCACGGTACTGTCCTTTCCGCCGGAGTAGGCAACGATTGCCCTGTCCACGTTCCTCATAATCTCCTCGAGCTCGGCGCGGATCCTTTCCCGGTCCACGGGGTGTCTCAGGTAAACCTGGCACTCCCTGCACACGGGCTTTCCGTCGATTACGTCTATCTTTGCCGTCCTCTCGTCGTGAATGCAGATTGAGCACTTGAGCATGATTGGAAGGGAGGGAAAGTTCTTAAAAGCTTTATCTGGGCAGTTTTGGCACCTTGGACTTGAGCTTCCCCGTGGTGTCCTTCGCCCTCTTCACGGTCTCGTCTGTCTTTTTCTTGCCCTTCTTCGTCGCGAAGAAGCCCACCGTGGCTATGGCATTCTGGAGGAGTATCCCTCTGTTGTTTCTGGCGATGAACCAGCCGAAGAGCAGACCGAATGCCAATCCGGAGAACCAGAGCGAGAGAATGAAGGTGTTGGCGCTCATACCGTTTGGACTGAGGGTTACGGAGAAAGCCTTGTAGGCGAGGGCAAAGGCGACGACGAAGATCGTTTCGAGCAGTATCGACAGCTTGGTCGCCATTCCGATTATTCCCAGAACCGTGCTGTCCTCGGTGTACTCCTCTATGACCCTCTGGTCGTGGAGGCCGTAGACTAGAGTCCTGGTTATGTTGGCCCCGCTCCTGAAGGCGAGGAAACCGAAGAAGGCCGCGCTCCAGCTGGCCCCCCAGAGCTTCCAGAACGCCCAGGCTCCAACGGCTATCCAGACAAGGGTGTAGAGTCTCTCGATGCCCTTCTTCTCGTTCTCAGGAACCTCGAGGCGGAGAACCTTCCTCCAGGCCATTCCCGTCAGGCTTCCAAAGGCCCGCATCAGCATCAGGGATAGGTTGATGAAGAGAAATGCCGTCAGGAAGAGGAATGCAAAGAGCTCCCGCAGCACGGGGTATCCCCCCTGTCCCTCTGGTTTTATTTTGCTCAGCACTTATTTAACGCTTCCCCTCAGCGCTTCAGGAACTCCTCCTCTATCTTCCTGCTCAGCGACACGAAGGAGAGCGCCAGAAGGCCTATGGAAACGCCCACCGGAACCACCTGCCACCACGCCAGCCTGTAGGTTGCTCCCTCCCTTATCGTCTGGCTCATTATGGTGCCCCAGTTGAAGCCCGGCACGATGTTGAAGAAGCCCAGGAGAGTTATGAACGCTATCGTTCCGGGGACGGCCAGGGCGAACTGGTAGATGGCGTAGGGCACCAGAACCCTTGAGACGTGCTTCCGGAGAATCCAGAGGGAACTCCCGCCGAGCGCCTTGGCCGATTCGACGTACTCCTTTCTGAGCTCCTCCTCGACCATCGAGCGGACGTTCCTCGAGACGTTTCCCATCATGAGAACTCCTACGATAAGGGCTATTGCGAGGGGGCTGGCCTTGATGACGTAGTTCTCGTCTATCGCCGCCACCAGGACCACCGCGGACACCGCCACCGGAAGAACCGGGGTTACCGTCACGAGCCGTGAGATGAAATCCGCTATCCTACCCACCCAGCTGGAGAGGACGCTCAGCGTTCCCAGAATCAGGGCCAGACCAACCGTTGCGAGGGAGCCGAGGATAGCTATGGTTATGGTTTCTCTCATTCCCCATATGAAGCCGGTCCAGACGTCTCTCCCGACGGTGTCGGTTCCCAGGAAGCCGTAGCTCTTTCCGAGCACCCTTATCTTCGGCTCTTTCTCCGGACCTTCGACCACTATCAGGTACCGCCCCTTCAGGAATTCCGGGTGATCCAGGCAGTCTTCGGTGGGCTTCGAGAATATTATGTTAAAGGCATCGTGGAACAGCAGGTTCCCGCCTTCGGGCGTCACGTTGCACTTCTCCTCGGCTATTCTGACGAACACGCCGGGGTTCTTGGAGAAGTGTATCTCACCGAAAACGTAGCCGTCCCAGAGGACGTATTCCCGCCCGTCTGGTCCGATTATCTTTATCCTCATCACTCCCGTCGAGTTCGGAATGAAGATTATGTCCGAGGGTGCGGAGGAGTAGTGGAAGTCGTAGGTGAAGACGAACTCTCCGGCCTGACGCTCCCCCTGGAGCCACTCCGTCCTCGGCAATCCTGCAAGCTCGCCGTACCATTCCGGGGGAACGCCTATCGGGTTAAGACGCCAGTAGCCCAGGTTGTCCCAGTTCTCAACGTCCTCGCGGTTCAGGGTGAGGGGGCCGATGATGGAGACGATGAGGAAGGAGACGATTATCACCACCGCCGCCGGGGTCGAGATGTTTCTCTCAAACATTCCGCCTCACCCTGGGGTCGAGCTTCAGGTAGAGGGCCTCCATAACCGTCGAGTTGATGAAGTATAGCAGAACCATGACGAGGGCGACGAAGAATATGTACCTGCCGTTGAAGGTGAACGTCTGTGTTATCTCGCCGCTGGGTGACGGGTGGTAGTTCTTTCCAGCGGAGCAGGCGAAGACGTAGCCTATGCCGTTCACGTTGAAGAGCTTCTCGACGGCCATCGCGTTTATCAGGAGGCTGAGGAAGTTGTAGCTTGTAAAGGTTAGGAAAGATGGAAGGACTGTTCTGAGGAGTTTTTTCATGATCCTTTTGTCGGGAAGGCCCTTGAGCACGTCCGCGAAGAAGTGCTCCTCGTGGGTTTCCCTCTTCACCAGGGTTCTCACGTTGAAAGCGTATATGACGACGTTGGCGAAGGTCAGCGTCAGGACCGGGAGGAGAAGGGCGTTCAGATAGGTGAAAACGCTTATCTCCCCGGTCGCCTTGGCGCGGGCGATGTAGTTCATGTAGTCTATCGTGGAAAGATCCAGCCGCCACCAGAGCGTCCACAGGAGAAATATTGCCCAGAACCAGCCGGGAATTGCGGAGAATATCGGTGCCAGTGTGGAAAGAACCTTGTCCCACCGGCCTCCCCGATAGCCAGCCTTCAAGCCCCAGTAGAGGCCCAGCAGGAACACCATGGCCATAGTCAGGAGGAGAACGATGAAGGTCGTCAGGATAGCCTTTTCCGGCGTCGTCATGAAGACCTCCTCGAAACTCTCCCTGGGGCTGGGGTTGTATATCCTGGCCTCCATGTCGCCCTGCTTCGCGACGATGACCGTTCCGTTCTTCCTGCTGAAGAGTGCGAACGAAAAGTTGGCGTACTCGTAGGTTTTTTCCAGGCTTTCTCTTATCCCCATCTTCCCTTCCACGGGAACGCCGAGCTTGTTCATCTCGATCGAGTTTATCTTGTGCTCGGCCTGGGCGATTAGGACACCCGTGATGACGAGAACAATTATTAGCAGTGTTACGTTCTCCAGGACTTTACCAATGAATCTCATTCCTGGAGCACCGTGGTAAAATACTCACCTCGCTTAAAAAGCTTTCCATCTGTGAATAAACCGAAAAATTTGGGCGT
The window above is part of the Thermococcus sp. JdF3 genome. Proteins encoded here:
- a CDS encoding ATP-binding protein; protein product: MLKCSICIHDERTAKIDVIDGKPVCRECQVYLRHPVDRERIRAELEEIMRNVDRAIVAYSGGKDSTVALYLAKGVYKVPKLEAVMIDHGLMAREAIENAERTARALGVPFKVLRYDYSDIFREALLKAESPCRRCSRRTMEKLRKYALKNGYKYIITGHELPFGHHSYRLMSGGVTQIRLLSMMTEKERLEILERLPFEFPELPGYTTNCLVLGPALERYWEKHGHSFEHRRIAALVRYGLMDREKAEKETSRPVVPAEQKKFVYRKLGLDTLFPE
- a CDS encoding ABC transporter permease, with protein sequence MFERNISTPAAVVIIVSFLIVSIIGPLTLNREDVENWDNLGYWRLNPIGVPPEWYGELAGLPRTEWLQGERQAGEFVFTYDFHYSSAPSDIIFIPNSTGVMRIKIIGPDGREYVLWDGYVFGEIHFSKNPGVFVRIAEEKCNVTPEGGNLLFHDAFNIIFSKPTEDCLDHPEFLKGRYLIVVEGPEKEPKIRVLGKSYGFLGTDTVGRDVWTGFIWGMRETITIAILGSLATVGLALILGTLSVLSSWVGRIADFISRLVTVTPVLPVAVSAVVLVAAIDENYVIKASPLAIALIVGVLMMGNVSRNVRSMVEEELRKEYVESAKALGGSSLWILRKHVSRVLVPYAIYQFALAVPGTIAFITLLGFFNIVPGFNWGTIMSQTIREGATYRLAWWQVVPVGVSIGLLALSFVSLSRKIEEEFLKR
- a CDS encoding ABC transporter permease → MRFIGKVLENVTLLIIVLVITGVLIAQAEHKINSIEMNKLGVPVEGKMGIRESLEKTYEYANFSFALFSRKNGTVIVAKQGDMEARIYNPSPRESFEEVFMTTPEKAILTTFIVLLLTMAMVFLLGLYWGLKAGYRGGRWDKVLSTLAPIFSAIPGWFWAIFLLWTLWWRLDLSTIDYMNYIARAKATGEISVFTYLNALLLPVLTLTFANVVIYAFNVRTLVKRETHEEHFFADVLKGLPDKRIMKKLLRTVLPSFLTFTSYNFLSLLINAMAVEKLFNVNGIGYVFACSAGKNYHPSPSGEITQTFTFNGRYIFFVALVMVLLYFINSTVMEALYLKLDPRVRRNV